From one Streptomyces spiramyceticus genomic stretch:
- a CDS encoding gamma carbonic anhydrase family protein: MAEQALISGVGGKDPKIDPAAFAAPTSVVIGDVTLSAGASVWYHTVLRADCGPIVLGADSNIQDNCTVHVDPGFPVTVGDRVSVGHNAVLHGCTVEDDVLVGMGATVLNGAHIGAGSLIAAQALVPQGMRVPPGSLVAGVPAKVKRELTDEEREGIKLNAAMYLELAKGHREAHAE; the protein is encoded by the coding sequence ATGGCAGAGCAGGCGTTGATCAGCGGCGTGGGCGGCAAGGACCCGAAGATCGACCCGGCGGCATTCGCCGCGCCGACCTCCGTCGTGATCGGGGATGTCACGCTGAGCGCCGGCGCCAGCGTCTGGTACCACACCGTGCTGCGCGCCGACTGCGGGCCGATCGTTCTCGGCGCCGACAGCAATATCCAGGACAACTGCACGGTCCACGTCGACCCCGGCTTCCCCGTCACCGTCGGTGACCGTGTCTCGGTGGGCCACAACGCCGTCCTGCACGGCTGCACCGTCGAGGACGACGTGCTGGTCGGCATGGGCGCCACGGTCCTCAACGGGGCGCACATCGGCGCCGGTTCGCTGATCGCGGCACAGGCGCTCGTACCCCAGGGCATGCGAGTGCCCCCGGGCTCACTCGTCGCCGGCGTACCCGCCAAGGTGAAGCGGGAGCTGACCGACGAGGAGCGCGAGGGCATCAAGCTGAACGCCGCGATGTACCTGGAGCTGGCCAAGGGCCACCGCGAGGCACACGCGGAGTAG
- a CDS encoding DedA family protein: protein MHITEWLETIPAVSIYLLVGIVIGLESLGIPLPGEIVLVSSALLASQHGDIDPYVLGACATAGAIIGDSIGYAIGRKGGRPLLAKLGRKFPKHFSEANIAMAERSFEKWGMWAVFFGRFVALLRIFAGPLAGVLRMPYWKFLIANVFGGILWAGGTTAVIYSVGVVAEAWLKRFSWLGLVLAVLIGLTSMLVLKNRAKKAAEQSEARAEAEARAGAGAEAEAGDQPAAAVPEKISATAD, encoded by the coding sequence TTGCACATCACGGAGTGGCTCGAGACCATCCCGGCCGTCAGCATTTACCTCCTGGTGGGGATCGTCATCGGGCTGGAGAGTCTGGGTATTCCGCTGCCGGGCGAGATCGTCCTCGTCAGCTCGGCGCTCCTCGCCTCCCAGCACGGCGACATCGACCCGTACGTCCTGGGCGCATGCGCCACGGCGGGCGCCATCATCGGCGACTCGATCGGCTACGCGATCGGGCGCAAGGGCGGCAGGCCGCTGCTGGCGAAGCTCGGCCGCAAGTTCCCCAAGCACTTCAGCGAAGCCAATATCGCGATGGCGGAGCGGTCCTTCGAGAAGTGGGGCATGTGGGCGGTCTTCTTCGGCCGCTTCGTGGCGCTGCTCCGGATCTTCGCGGGTCCGCTTGCGGGCGTACTGCGCATGCCGTACTGGAAGTTCCTGATCGCCAATGTCTTCGGCGGCATCCTGTGGGCGGGCGGCACCACCGCCGTCATCTACTCGGTGGGCGTCGTCGCCGAGGCGTGGCTCAAGCGCTTCTCGTGGCTGGGCCTGGTGCTCGCGGTGCTGATCGGCCTCACGTCCATGCTGGTTCTCAAGAACCGTGCGAAGAAGGCTGCGGAGCAGTCGGAGGCGCGGGCGGAGGCGGAAGCCCGGGCGGGCGCAGGCGCCGAGGCAGAGGCCGGGGACCAGCCGGCGGCCGCCGTGCCGGAGAAGATCTCGGCGACGGCCGACTGA
- a CDS encoding carboxylesterase/lipase family protein, translating into MSKGRMRRAVLLVAAWATCGAAVLAPVPAQAADNTDNTLVRTDAGWVRGTATGDGRQFLGVPYAEPPVGDLRWKAPRRASAWQGVRDATEFGNRCVQTASWDPGYEQPSHTEDCLDLNVYTPDRQRRGLPVMVWLHGGALVAGGGEDIVPDSFATATETVVVTVNYRLGAMGFLATAGLDDEAKDGVSGNYGMLDQQAALRWVRANAGRFGGDPARVTIAGESAGGRSVCTQLASPPARGLFGAAIIQSGAYEDCAARTREQAARQGADFAARLGCTDARTAAGCLRRKPAREVLEAQAGFDWAPVAGGSFLPVQPATAYATGRSARVPVLNGANSDEGTLFAFGQFDGRGEPLTAAQYPAALTRAYGPELGAKVLARYPLRDHASPTLAYGAAMGDRLFACPALRMDGALARRGPVYAYEFADRTSPPFASLRDLDTDFDFGATHVNEVQYLFRHFGLDSPLNAEQRVLARQMTQYWGSFIHDGVPRATGGPDMPDQRRDPGHVLSLKTASAGGNTISTTVGREHRCDLWDAAATA; encoded by the coding sequence ATGAGCAAAGGCCGGATGCGCCGCGCCGTGCTGTTGGTCGCCGCCTGGGCGACCTGCGGCGCGGCAGTCCTGGCGCCCGTTCCCGCGCAGGCGGCGGACAACACGGACAACACGCTCGTACGGACGGACGCGGGCTGGGTGCGCGGGACGGCCACCGGCGACGGCCGTCAGTTCCTCGGCGTCCCGTACGCCGAGCCGCCGGTCGGCGATCTGCGCTGGAAGGCGCCCCGCCGGGCCTCGGCCTGGCAGGGAGTCAGGGACGCCACCGAGTTCGGGAACCGCTGCGTACAGACGGCCAGTTGGGACCCCGGATACGAGCAGCCCAGCCACACCGAGGACTGCCTCGACCTGAATGTCTACACTCCCGACCGGCAGCGGAGGGGGCTGCCGGTCATGGTGTGGCTGCACGGCGGCGCACTCGTCGCGGGCGGCGGCGAGGACATCGTCCCCGACTCCTTCGCCACCGCGACCGAGACTGTCGTCGTGACCGTCAACTACCGCCTCGGCGCGATGGGGTTCCTCGCGACGGCCGGTCTCGACGACGAGGCGAAGGACGGCGTGTCCGGGAACTACGGCATGCTCGACCAGCAGGCCGCGCTGCGCTGGGTGCGGGCCAATGCGGGCCGGTTCGGCGGCGACCCGGCGCGCGTCACCATCGCGGGCGAGTCGGCGGGCGGCCGCTCCGTCTGCACCCAGCTCGCCTCGCCGCCCGCTCGCGGCCTCTTCGGCGCAGCGATCATCCAGAGCGGCGCGTACGAAGACTGTGCCGCCAGGACCCGCGAGCAGGCGGCTCGGCAGGGGGCGGACTTCGCGGCCCGTCTCGGCTGTACGGACGCCCGTACGGCCGCCGGCTGCCTGCGGCGGAAGCCCGCGAGGGAGGTACTTGAGGCACAGGCGGGATTCGACTGGGCGCCCGTGGCCGGGGGCTCCTTCCTGCCGGTCCAGCCCGCCACGGCGTACGCGACGGGCCGCTCCGCGCGCGTGCCCGTACTGAACGGCGCCAACAGCGACGAAGGGACGTTGTTCGCCTTCGGCCAGTTCGACGGACGCGGCGAGCCACTGACGGCCGCCCAGTACCCCGCCGCGCTCACCAGGGCGTACGGTCCCGAACTGGGCGCCAAGGTCCTGGCCCGCTATCCGCTGCGCGACCACGCGTCCCCGACCCTCGCGTACGGCGCGGCGATGGGCGACCGGCTCTTCGCCTGCCCCGCCCTGCGCATGGACGGGGCGCTCGCCCGGCGCGGGCCGGTGTACGCGTACGAATTCGCCGACCGTACGTCGCCGCCCTTCGCCTCGCTGCGCGACCTGGACACCGACTTCGACTTCGGGGCGACTCACGTCAATGAGGTGCAGTACCTCTTCCGGCACTTCGGCCTCGACAGCCCGCTCAACGCGGAGCAGCGGGTGCTCGCGCGGCAGATGACGCAGTACTGGGGCTCCTTCATCCACGACGGCGTGCCGCGCGCGACGGGCGGCCCGGACATGCCCGACCAGCGGCGCGACCCGGGGCACGTGCTCTCCCTGAAAACCGCGTCGGCGGGCGGCAACACCATCAGTACGACGGTGGGCCGCGAGCACCGGTGCGACCTCTGGGACGCCGCCGCCACGGCGTGA
- a CDS encoding DUF4442 domain-containing protein: protein MSVGEMLVATVPMARTLNLEFLETTPERAVVRLPDQADYHNHVGGPHAGAMFTLAESASGAIVIAAFGDQLSRAVPLAVSAEIGYKKLAMGVVTATATLGRPVADVVAELDAGQRPEFPVVISITREDGAVTGEMTVVWTLRPNS, encoded by the coding sequence ATGTCCGTCGGCGAGATGCTCGTCGCCACGGTTCCCATGGCCCGTACCCTCAACCTCGAGTTCCTGGAGACCACCCCGGAGCGTGCCGTTGTGCGCCTCCCGGATCAGGCCGACTACCACAATCACGTGGGCGGACCGCACGCCGGCGCGATGTTCACCCTCGCCGAGTCGGCGAGCGGCGCGATCGTCATCGCCGCCTTCGGGGACCAGCTGTCGCGAGCCGTGCCGCTCGCCGTCAGTGCAGAGATCGGCTACAAGAAGCTCGCCATGGGTGTGGTGACGGCTACCGCGACGCTCGGCCGTCCGGTGGCGGACGTCGTCGCGGAGCTGGACGCCGGGCAGCGTCCCGAGTTCCCGGTGGTCATCTCGATCACGCGTGAGGACGGTGCGGTGACGGGCGAGATGACCGTCGTCTGGACGCTCCGGCCCAACAGCTGA
- a CDS encoding MFS transporter: MTSPAAAPRRISRRPEWAGRNYTLLTAAAIVTNLGTHGALIAAAFAVLQAGGDGSDVGLVAAARTLPLVLFLLIGGAVADRVPRHRVMVAANALNCVSQGAFAVLVLAGDPQLWQMMLLTALCGTGQAFFNPAAEGMLLSSVSGEQANRAFALFRMAMHGAGIGGAALGGALIAAFGPGWVLAVDAAAFAVAGALRAFLDVSHIAPREPGGGMLSDLREGWQEFVGRPWLWSIVAQFSVVVAVVGAAEAVYGPLVARDELGGAAPWGLALAAFGVGTLGGALLMMRWKPRRLLLAGTLCVFPLALPSAALAVPLPVAALAAVMFFSGIAIEVFGVSWMTTLHQEIPEEKFSRVSAYDWFGSVAMLPLATAVAGPVESLFGRHEALWGCAALVVVVTAAVLFVPDVRNLTRRTHEVAKAVAPASSASSADAEGAAGRLG; the protein is encoded by the coding sequence GTGACATCTCCTGCCGCCGCCCCTCGCCGCATCAGCCGCCGCCCCGAGTGGGCCGGCCGCAACTACACACTGCTGACCGCCGCCGCGATCGTGACGAACCTGGGTACCCATGGTGCGTTGATCGCGGCGGCGTTCGCGGTTCTCCAGGCGGGCGGCGACGGCAGTGACGTGGGCCTAGTGGCCGCGGCCCGCACTCTGCCCCTCGTCCTGTTCCTCCTCATAGGCGGCGCGGTGGCCGACCGGGTACCGAGGCACCGGGTGATGGTCGCCGCCAACGCCCTCAACTGCGTGTCCCAGGGGGCTTTCGCCGTCCTGGTCCTGGCCGGCGACCCCCAGCTGTGGCAGATGATGCTGCTCACCGCCCTGTGCGGCACCGGCCAGGCGTTCTTCAACCCGGCGGCCGAGGGCATGCTGCTCTCCAGCGTCAGCGGCGAGCAGGCCAACCGTGCCTTCGCCCTCTTCCGGATGGCCATGCACGGCGCCGGCATCGGCGGCGCAGCGCTCGGCGGTGCGCTGATCGCCGCGTTCGGTCCCGGCTGGGTGCTCGCCGTCGACGCCGCGGCTTTCGCGGTGGCCGGCGCGCTGCGCGCCTTCCTCGACGTGAGCCACATCGCGCCGCGCGAGCCGGGCGGCGGGATGCTGTCCGATCTGCGCGAAGGCTGGCAGGAGTTCGTCGGCCGGCCGTGGCTGTGGAGCATCGTGGCGCAGTTCTCGGTGGTCGTCGCCGTCGTCGGAGCTGCCGAGGCGGTGTACGGGCCGTTGGTCGCCCGCGACGAACTGGGCGGCGCGGCGCCCTGGGGCCTGGCACTGGCCGCGTTCGGTGTCGGCACGCTCGGCGGCGCGCTGCTGATGATGCGGTGGAAGCCCCGGCGCCTGCTGCTCGCCGGAACGCTGTGCGTCTTCCCGCTCGCGCTGCCCTCGGCGGCGCTCGCCGTACCGCTGCCGGTGGCTGCGCTCGCGGCGGTGATGTTCTTCAGCGGCATCGCGATCGAGGTGTTCGGCGTGTCGTGGATGACCACGCTGCACCAGGAGATCCCGGAGGAGAAGTTCTCGCGGGTGTCGGCGTACGACTGGTTCGGTTCGGTGGCGATGCTGCCGCTGGCCACCGCGGTCGCGGGCCCCGTGGAGAGCCTCTTCGGGCGGCACGAGGCGCTGTGGGGATGCGCGGCGCTGGTGGTCGTCGTCACGGCCGCGGTGCTGTTCGTGCCCGACGTACGGAATCTGACGCGGCGTACGCACGAGGTGGCGAAGGCGGTCGCGCCGGCCTCGTCAGCCTCGTCAGCCGATGCTGAAGGCGCCGCCGGGCGGCTCGGGTGA
- a CDS encoding spermidine synthase, with translation MDEPIPVIRDVDWGTAKLMPDVDRPRAWLLTVDGAPQSYVDLDEPTYLEFEYARRLAHVVDCAADEGAAIDVVHLGGGGLSLPRYTAATRPGSRQDVIEADRGLLALVTEHLPLADGAGIRVHGADARQWLESAAPDSADVLIADVFGGSRVPAHLTSVEYAREAERVLRPDGIYAANLADGAPFAFLRSQLANLSAAFEEIALIAEPGVLRGRRFGNAVLLASHEPLPTAALARRTAADVFPARVEHGPSLERFIAAADVVRDEDAVESPEPPGGAFSIG, from the coding sequence GTGGACGAGCCGATACCCGTGATCCGGGACGTGGACTGGGGCACCGCCAAGCTGATGCCCGATGTGGACCGGCCGAGGGCGTGGCTGCTCACGGTCGACGGTGCGCCCCAGTCGTACGTCGACCTGGACGAGCCCACCTACCTGGAGTTCGAGTACGCCCGGCGGCTCGCCCACGTCGTCGACTGCGCGGCCGACGAGGGCGCGGCCATCGACGTGGTGCACCTCGGCGGCGGAGGGCTCTCACTGCCCCGCTACACGGCGGCGACCAGGCCGGGCTCGCGCCAGGACGTCATCGAGGCCGACCGGGGCCTGCTGGCACTGGTCACCGAACATCTGCCGCTCGCGGACGGAGCGGGGATACGGGTGCACGGCGCCGACGCGCGCCAGTGGCTCGAAAGCGCCGCGCCCGACTCGGCCGACGTACTGATCGCCGACGTCTTCGGCGGCTCCCGCGTGCCCGCGCACCTCACATCCGTCGAGTACGCACGCGAAGCCGAACGCGTCCTGCGTCCCGACGGGATCTACGCCGCCAACCTCGCCGACGGTGCGCCGTTCGCCTTCCTCCGCTCCCAACTGGCCAACCTCTCGGCCGCATTCGAAGAGATAGCGCTGATCGCCGAGCCGGGCGTACTGCGCGGCCGCCGCTTCGGCAACGCGGTGCTGCTCGCCTCGCACGAGCCACTGCCCACGGCCGCTCTGGCCCGCCGCACCGCCGCGGACGTCTTCCCCGCGCGCGTGGAGCATGGGCCTTCGCTGGAGCGCTTCATCGCCGCCGCCGACGTCGTACGGGACGAGGACGCGGTGGAGTCACCCGAGCCGCCCGGCGGCGCCTTCAGCATCGGCTGA
- a CDS encoding patatin-like phospholipase family protein — translation MTDTALVLGGGGLTGAGWEAGVLHGLAEGGTDLSDADLVVGSSAGSIIGAQLTSGLLTLAELYERQLRDPAGEVPARIGSATFLRYARAVLSSRTPESCGQKLGRMALEADTMDGDEAARRKVIAGRLVSHDWPERALVVTAVDALTGALRPFDRDSGVPVVDAVGASCAVPGVWPAVTIEGRKWIDGALHSSANAHLAAGYRRVVIIAPNAWGTKAIASPRTQAAALAAAGARVEVITPDAAARKAFGRNTLDPTRRAPAARAGYAQAAAHARAVAAVWSG, via the coding sequence ATGACGGATACGGCACTGGTACTGGGCGGCGGCGGGCTTACCGGAGCCGGGTGGGAAGCGGGCGTACTGCATGGGCTCGCCGAGGGCGGCACGGATCTGAGCGACGCGGACCTTGTCGTGGGCTCCTCCGCGGGGTCGATCATTGGCGCGCAGCTCACCTCCGGGCTGCTGACCCTCGCCGAGCTGTACGAGCGCCAGCTCCGCGACCCCGCGGGCGAGGTTCCCGCACGCATCGGCAGCGCCACGTTCCTGCGCTACGCGCGGGCGGTGCTGTCCTCCCGTACCCCCGAGTCGTGCGGACAGAAACTGGGGCGCATGGCGCTCGAAGCGGACACCATGGACGGGGACGAGGCCGCGCGGCGCAAGGTGATCGCGGGGCGTCTTGTGTCCCACGACTGGCCGGAAAGGGCCCTGGTCGTCACCGCCGTCGACGCCCTCACCGGCGCACTCCGCCCCTTCGACCGGGACAGCGGTGTCCCGGTCGTGGACGCGGTGGGCGCCAGTTGTGCCGTACCGGGGGTCTGGCCGGCCGTCACCATAGAGGGCCGCAAATGGATCGACGGCGCCCTGCACTCCTCGGCCAACGCCCACCTCGCAGCCGGATATCGACGCGTCGTCATCATCGCCCCGAACGCCTGGGGCACCAAGGCCATCGCCTCACCGCGCACCCAGGCGGCAGCGCTCGCCGCCGCGGGCGCGCGCGTCGAGGTGATCACGCCGGACGCCGCCGCCAGGAAGGCGTTCGGCCGCAACACCCTCGACCCCACCCGCCGCGCACCGGCAGCCCGCGCGGGCTACGCCCAGGCGGCCGCGCACGCCCGGGCGGTCGCCGCGGTCTGGTCCGGGTGA
- the tuf gene encoding elongation factor Tu, whose amino-acid sequence MPKTAYVRTKPHLNIGTMGHVDHGKTTLTAAITKVLSERGAGTFVPFDRIDRAPEEAQRGITINIAHVEYETDTRHYAHVDMPGHADYVKNMVTGAAQLDGAILVVSALDGIMPQTAEHVLLARQVGVDHIVVALNKADAVDDGEDAVLTDLVELEVRELLSAHGYGGDAVPVVRVSGLKALEGDPRWAAAIEALLDAVDTYVPIPERYTDAPFLMPVENVLTITGRGTVVTGAVERGTIRVGDRVEVLGATVTWKAGETVVTGLETFGKPMESAEAGDNVALLLRGMPRDAVRRGHVVAAPGSVTPSRRFTAQVYVLSAREGGRTTPVATGYRPQFYIRTADVVGDIDLGETPVARPGDTVTLTVELGRAVPLEPGLGFAIREGGRTVGAGTVTGLVA is encoded by the coding sequence ATGCCCAAGACGGCATACGTGCGCACCAAGCCGCACCTGAACATCGGCACCATGGGCCACGTCGACCACGGCAAGACCACCCTGACCGCCGCCATCACCAAGGTCCTGAGCGAGCGCGGGGCGGGCACTTTCGTGCCGTTCGACCGCATCGACCGGGCCCCCGAGGAGGCGCAGCGCGGCATCACCATCAACATCGCGCACGTCGAGTACGAGACCGACACCAGGCACTACGCCCACGTCGACATGCCCGGCCACGCCGACTACGTCAAGAACATGGTCACCGGAGCCGCGCAGCTCGACGGGGCGATCCTCGTCGTGTCCGCGCTCGACGGGATCATGCCGCAGACCGCCGAACACGTCCTGCTCGCCCGCCAGGTCGGTGTCGACCACATCGTCGTCGCCCTCAACAAGGCCGACGCCGTCGACGACGGCGAGGACGCTGTGCTGACCGACCTGGTCGAGCTGGAGGTACGCGAACTGCTCTCCGCGCACGGTTACGGCGGCGACGCCGTGCCGGTCGTACGGGTCTCCGGGCTGAAGGCCCTGGAGGGAGACCCGCGCTGGGCGGCGGCGATCGAGGCACTGCTGGACGCGGTGGACACGTACGTACCGATTCCGGAGCGGTACACGGACGCGCCGTTCCTCATGCCCGTCGAGAACGTGCTGACCATCACCGGGCGCGGCACGGTCGTCACCGGCGCCGTCGAGCGCGGCACCATCAGGGTCGGCGACCGGGTGGAGGTCCTGGGCGCGACTGTGACATGGAAAGCGGGCGAGACGGTCGTCACCGGCCTGGAAACCTTCGGGAAGCCGATGGAGTCCGCCGAGGCCGGGGACAACGTCGCGCTGCTGCTGCGCGGCATGCCGCGCGACGCGGTGCGCCGGGGCCACGTGGTGGCCGCCCCCGGCAGCGTCACGCCCAGTCGGCGCTTCACCGCGCAGGTGTACGTCCTGTCGGCGCGGGAGGGCGGTCGCACGACACCGGTCGCGACGGGCTACCGGCCGCAGTTCTACATCCGCACTGCGGACGTCGTGGGCGACATCGACCTCGGCGAGACGCCGGTAGCGCGCCCCGGCGACACGGTCACCCTGACCGTAGAGCTGGGCCGCGCGGTGCCCCTGGAGCCCGGCCTGGGCTTCGCAATCCGAGAGGGCGGCCGCACGGTCGGCGCCGGAACGGTGACGGGGCTGGTCGCCTGA